The genomic window CCCATCTTATCTAACCTCCTTTTTTATTCTAAATAATCATAAAAAAAAAGTGCAACACATACGTGCACACTTTTTAATCGTTAGTCTTGTAATAATTCAAAAATTTCTAAAGTGACTAAATCAATGTCATCAAATTGATAGACTTCTTGAGAACCTGCTTCTGTTAATTCAAACATCTCACTATTCCCATCAAACGTCACGATGCATCGCTCTTGTCCTTCTCTTTCAAACCGACGAACTTGTACCTCATTGTCGCTAGATTCCACCATTGCATTCAATCGTTTAATAATTGCTGCTAACTGTGAACTTTTCATAGAGCTAGCCTCCTTCGCATTTCTTCTGTTTTATTGTAACAGAAACATACCTAACATGCATTGAAAAAATGCCTCATTTTATAACTTTTTTAAATATCCCACCAAAGTTTAATCAACGCTTGTGTTCCATCGTTTTCAAAACCTTGGTCAACCAATGCCTGATAAAGGTTTCTAGCTTCTTTTGTCGCAGGTAATTCAATTGACATTTTCTCAGCTTCTTCTAATGCAATATTTAAATCTTTTAAAAAGTGTTTCGCAAAAAATCCTGGCGTAAAATCTTCTTTTAAAATTCTTGGTGCATAGTTTGCTAAAGACCAGTTAGCTGCACTTCCCCCACCAACTGTATCCAATACTTTTTCTAGGTCTAATCCTGCTGCCTTAGCATAAACCAATAATTCTGTCATACCTGTCATAGTCCCTGCAATCATGATTTGGTTTGCCATTTTAGTATGTTGACCACTTCCAGCTTTACCTTGTAAATTTGCTTTACTACTGAAAACATTCAGTATCGACTCAACTTTGTCATAAACTTCTTTCTTACCACCAACCATAGTAGTTAGAGTACCGTTTTTAGCTCCTAAGTCCCCTCCTGATACTGGCGCATCCAAACTTTCAGCTCCAAGTTCCAACGCAGTTTCTTCAATTTTTTTAGCTAAAGATGGTGTACTAGTCGTCATATCTATTACAATTTTTCCATCTACTTTTCCTGAGAACACACCATTTTCTCCATAATAAATCTCTTCAACATCTTTTGGATAACCAACCATTGAAAAAATAACGTCACTTTTATCTGTCACGTCTTTTGGTGTATCTTGCCAGATAGCACCTTCTTTAACCAATTCATCTGTTTTTGATTTTGTACGATTGTATACGTTGACTGAACAGCCTGCTTTTAGTAAATGCTTAACGATTGATGCTCCCATGACACCTGTTCCGATAAATCCGATTGTTTCCATATCTTCACCCCATCTAATAAGTTTGTCTCTCTCCATTATAAGAAAACTAACGTATTTAATAAAGCCATATCGCTTGTTTTTTACGGAATATAAAAAAACATCCAAGTTGTCACTCGGATGTTTCTAGATTGGCACGTTTCTTAACTTTAGGTTGTCCATTCTGACGGAAGGTTAATGCTACCAATCCTAGAATAATTCCTAAATAATAGGTGACCCCTCGCCAAAGAAAAATAGCTAACACTAACTTACTTTGAGATAAGGTAAAGGTTCCAAATAATAAACTAAAACTATATTCAGCCCCACCAGTTCCTCCTGGGACAGGAAATAACGATATCAGCATAGTAATAAACGCATGAAGCACAACCACATGAAAAATACTCATTCCTTTAATACCTAAACCATATAAAATAAAATATGGAATAACATAATAAGACCCTAACTGTAACACAGTCAGTATGCTTACTTTTAACATTAATATAGGTTGCTCTCTCATATAACGACTTTCTTCATAAAATGTATCCATTTTTTCAATGGTTTTCTGATAGAGTGCATCAATTTTTTCACCCTTCGCAAACAGTTGAATACCTTTAAATATGATCTCTACTAATTTTCTAGTAAATGAATACCAATACATAATCATTAATAAACCAATCACAATCACAAAATGAATAATGAAACTTAATAAAATAAGTATCTTTAATTTTGATAAACTATTGGATAAAAAACCATAGCCACCTATCAAACATATTAAAAAATTAATTACGACCCAAACTTGATACACAACAAATTTCATTAAACTGACTGATGTTGCAACTCCTGTATCAACACCAAATTTAGCCATTGCTATAATTTGTGCTGGTTGTCCGCCGGTAGAAAAAGGGGTAATCGCATTGAATAAATGTTCAATCAATGGGATTCGATAGCTTGTTGAAAAGCTAAATGACGGATTGCTTCTTTTTAACAACACCTGCACTATTTTAGCTTCTATCCCCCAATAAACAAGGACACATAAGATAGAAACAACTATCCACCACCAATTTATACTAGAAAACTCTGCTGCCATATCTTTTAAGCTGACCTTTTTCATTTCGTTTCCAATTACTATTAGACCTAAAATGACCGCTAATATTAGGTACCACCTATTTTTTTTGGTCATAGAGTTCCTCCTATTACACTACTTTTTAAATAATTTTAATGAATAGATGCTACTATCTTCTTCATAACCTTGATGTCTTTCTTCAAAATATATAAGTGCTTTCTGATAAAAGTCTTCAACTTTTTTACCAAATGCCTCGCTTGAAATATCGTATAATTTATCTTTTAATACTTCTTGATCTGATACAATGTCTTCTCTTATATAATCAATTAGTGTATCAGCAAAATCGACATTATCGGCATAAGTGACACCTAAACTTTTATCATTAAATAAATCATCTAAATATTCATTTCCTTTTGCTACAACTTTTGTTTTCGCTGCCATAGCTTCTGTATAAGTCAATCCTTGAGTTTCAGAGTCTGAGGCACTGACAAAATAATCAGCAGCCTGATAAAATGGTGCAATATCTTTATTAGGAATCTCGCCTGCAAAAATGACATAATCTGTGAGTGATAACTCTTCCACTTGTTTTTCTAGTTTACTCTTAAATGGTCCATCACCAACAACTAAAAGTTTTACATATGGTAATTCTTCCACGACCTTGGATAAGCCACTTATAATAGTTTGAATATTTTTCTCATAAGATATACGGCTCACAGAAAGTAATAAACATTCGTCAGAATTTATCTGATACTGCTCTTTTACTTCGTTAATTAATTTTTCCTCTACTGGTTTAAATTGTGACACGTTTATTCCAGTCGGGATAACAGACATCGGACGTTCTATTCCATACTCTTTTAATTTAGTTACCACACGTTGACTAGGGCAAATAATACCTGACATATGATTAGTATATAATTTCGATAATTGCTTAACATGTACGGGTTTCAATACTTTCCCCTTCGCTATATAATGTAGATAATCTTCATACATAGTATGATATGTGTGAACGACAGGAATATTTAACGCTTTAGCTGTTTGTTTACCTAAGACTCCCACTCCAAATTCTGTATGCGTGTGAACAATATCTAAGTCGATTTCTTTAGCAATATGATAGGCATACAACATTCCCCTTATCACAACACGCCTATCTTTAAATGAAACAAACGGAATACTAGGCATTCGTATGATTCTTGATTCTACTTCTTTTGCATCGGGATCTGTTGTGGTGAAAATATACACGTCATGCCCTAATTTCTCAAGTTCATCTTTAAGTGTTTTTATTGAAGTCGATACTCCACTAACTTGAGGAAAATATGT from Vagococcus martis includes these protein-coding regions:
- a CDS encoding YkuJ family protein, coding for MKSSQLAAIIKRLNAMVESSDNEVQVRRFEREGQERCIVTFDGNSEMFELTEAGSQEVYQFDDIDLVTLEIFELLQD
- a CDS encoding NAD(P)-dependent oxidoreductase; amino-acid sequence: METIGFIGTGVMGASIVKHLLKAGCSVNVYNRTKSKTDELVKEGAIWQDTPKDVTDKSDVIFSMVGYPKDVEEIYYGENGVFSGKVDGKIVIDMTTSTPSLAKKIEETALELGAESLDAPVSGGDLGAKNGTLTTMVGGKKEVYDKVESILNVFSSKANLQGKAGSGQHTKMANQIMIAGTMTGMTELLVYAKAAGLDLEKVLDTVGGGSAANWSLANYAPRILKEDFTPGFFAKHFLKDLNIALEEAEKMSIELPATKEARNLYQALVDQGFENDGTQALIKLWWDI
- a CDS encoding glycosyltransferase family 4 protein; amino-acid sequence: MKIGFFTDTYFPQVSGVSTSIKTLKDELEKLGHDVYIFTTTDPDAKEVESRIIRMPSIPFVSFKDRRVVIRGMLYAYHIAKEIDLDIVHTHTEFGVGVLGKQTAKALNIPVVHTYHTMYEDYLHYIAKGKVLKPVHVKQLSKLYTNHMSGIICPSQRVVTKLKEYGIERPMSVIPTGINVSQFKPVEEKLINEVKEQYQINSDECLLLSVSRISYEKNIQTIISGLSKVVEELPYVKLLVVGDGPFKSKLEKQVEELSLTDYVIFAGEIPNKDIAPFYQAADYFVSASDSETQGLTYTEAMAAKTKVVAKGNEYLDDLFNDKSLGVTYADNVDFADTLIDYIREDIVSDQEVLKDKLYDISSEAFGKKVEDFYQKALIYFEERHQGYEEDSSIYSLKLFKK
- a CDS encoding lysylphosphatidylglycerol synthase transmembrane domain-containing protein; the encoded protein is MTKKNRWYLILAVILGLIVIGNEMKKVSLKDMAAEFSSINWWWIVVSILCVLVYWGIEAKIVQVLLKRSNPSFSFSTSYRIPLIEHLFNAITPFSTGGQPAQIIAMAKFGVDTGVATSVSLMKFVVYQVWVVINFLICLIGGYGFLSNSLSKLKILILLSFIIHFVIVIGLLMIMYWYSFTRKLVEIIFKGIQLFAKGEKIDALYQKTIEKMDTFYEESRYMREQPILMLKVSILTVLQLGSYYVIPYFILYGLGIKGMSIFHVVVLHAFITMLISLFPVPGGTGGAEYSFSLLFGTFTLSQSKLVLAIFLWRGVTYYLGIILGLVALTFRQNGQPKVKKRANLETSE